AAAACATCTTCTAAAGCATCTCCAACTTTTCTTTTACCCCCAGCAAAACCAATCTCATTAACTTGATGTCTTGCACAAGAGTTTTGACAACCTGATATGTGAATTGATGGAATATACTCTTCAGGAATATTGTTTTCTTTTAGATATTCCAATATATTGCTTAAAAGCTTTTGGCTTTGTTCAATTCCCATTTGACAAGTAGGAACTCCTATACAACTTACACTTTGTTGCACTTTATTTGACATTCTAACATCTTTTGTTAACTCTAAAAGCTCTTTTATCTGCTCTTCAGTCAAGTTTCTAACATAGATGTTTTCATTCATGCTAAGTCTTGCCTCACAGTTAGGGTTTCTATCTAAAAATTCCACAAGAGTTTTAAAAGTTGTAGATAATAGTTGCCCATTTAATGGATGAAGTACCATAGAGTATAGATTATCTTGTCTTTGAGGTATAATACAAGAATCTTTTTTTAAAGTGTGGTTATATTTCTCTAAAGTTGTTGATAGTTCAATAGGAATATTCACATCTAAGCTTAATTTTGACTTTGCCTCAGCTAGATGTTTTTCATAGCATTCAAAGAAAGCCTCTACTCCCATTCTTCTAGGAATATATCTAGTTCTAGCTTTTGCTTTATTTTGATAATCTCCTTCTGCCATAAATAGTTGAGTCATAGCCTCTACATGGTAAAGAATATCTTTTGGCTCTACTAATTTATCATAGTGAAGAGATGGTGCTGGATTACCTCCAAGCCCTCCTGCTATAAATAATCTAAAGAATGGTTGTCCATCTTTTACAGTTGCCATAAATCCTAAATCGTTAAGAGTTGCATTTGAATCATCTCTATCACTAGAAGAGAAAGCTATTTTCAATTTTCTAGGAAGTTTGTAAGTTGTAATTTGCTCCATTAAATATCTGCTTACTTCATGTGCAAAAGGTGTCACATCAAAATACTCCCCTTTTTCAACTCCAGACATAACTGAAAGTGATACGTTTCTTGGGAAGTTTCCACCTCCACCACGAGTATAAAGATTGTGATCAATTGATTCACTCATAATATCACAAACATCATCAATTCCTAAATCATGTAGTTGAATAGCTTGTCTTGTTGTTAAATGTAAACGTGGAATATTGTATCTGTCTAAAAATGTTGTTATTAATTTTAGATGTTCTAAAGGAAGAATTCCAGAGTTAGTACGAAGTCTTATCATGAATTTTTCTCCACCACGTTGAGCATAAACTCCCATACCACCTGATTTTCCTTTAAAATCTCCCACTGAAATCTCTTTCTTTAAAAATCTATGCCCCAAGTTACGGAAATCATCAATTTCCTGTTTTAATATATTATTAAATTTATCCATGAAATCCTCCTTACAAAAAAGTGTTTACATACAATTATATATCAATTTTTATTTTTTGTATATATTTTTTTCACTTTTTTGAAAAAAATTTCATAGATATGATTAATTCTTTATAACACCATCTCTATATTCAGGAACAATATCAAATTTATCTATACTAAAGCAATGATTCATATCTCCATAGAAACCTATTGATTTTAGATATTCAAAATGCTTACTTCCAGTCAATGTATCCTCTATTCCCTTTGAATTTTCAGCAATAATCTTAACTCCTAAGCTAATGTCACTCAATTTTATATCCTTTGCTTTTTCAGCTAATCTTCTCACAATCTCCCCAGCACATAGAGCATCATCAAGAGAGAACTCATCATTAGTACCAGAACAGATTATTACTGTATCTTGATTTTCTTCTATTAATTTATTAACTACACTTTCGATATTTAAAAAACAAGCTATAAAAAGTTTTTTTGAACCATTGGCAGAACTTTCAATGGCTCTTGTTCCATTGCTTGTAGTCATAAATACATCTTTACCATTAACCATCTCTTTTGTATATTCAAGAGGTGAGTTTCCAAAATCAAATCCCTCTATTTTAAGCCCCTTTCTCTCTCCACCTAAAACATATGAATCAGATTTTTTACAATTTTCCAATACACTTTCAATATCTTTATATGGATATATTGCCTTTGCTCCATTGGCAATGGCTGTTACCATAACACTTGTTGCCCTCAATACGTCAATGATTACTACAATTTTATCTTTAATTTTTTCAGCTTTTATCTCTCCAGCTGTAAGTATAACATCTACTTTCATCTTTTCACTTCCTATATATTAAATTTGCAATAGTATTATACTACTTTCCTATATTTTTTCCAAAAAATTATGGGGATTATTTTGAACTTGCTTTTTTAATAATTATAGCTTATAATTAAATTATAAATACCCATAAGGTATTATGATTTGAATAATAAAAAACATTGCCAGGATAGAGGCACTCACTTTGTTGAGTGCTTTTATTCTGTCCGTGGCTGGACAGTATTATTCAAATCATAGGGGGTATATTTATGATTTACATTGAAAACATTAACTTAGATGGTGGAGTTACAATTGTATTCATCATCGTGGTAATGTTATGTTACTTTTTTAGAAAATCTTCTAAAAAATGAAATGTAATCAACACCCCTGCCCTTATGGGCTTTTTTTATAAGGTACTCTAAAACAGAGTGCCTTATTTTTTTATAATATTCTCTTGATTTAATATATTTTAATGTGCTATACTCTTATTTAGTGACAAGACAGATGTAAAATTTATTGTATATACAGGAGGAAAAACCTTGAATAAAAAGATAGAGAGAATAGCAGAACTGAAAAAAGAGAGGAATGGTGTAATTCTTGCACATTACTATACAGAACCAGAGGTGCAAGAGGTTGCTGACTATATAGGGGACTCATATTTTTTAAGTGAAAAGGCTAGAGAGCTAAAAGAAGATGTAATAGTTATGTGTGGAGTTTCATTTATGGGAGAGTGTGTAAAAATACTTAACCCAGAGAAAACTGTACTTCTTCCAGATGCTGAGGCAGATTGTCCAATGGCACATATGGCTAGTATTGAGAAGATACAAGAAGTTAAAGCTAACAATGAAGATGTAGCAGTAGTTTGTTATGTAAACTCAACTGCAAAACTAAAATCATACTCTGATGTATGTGTAACCTCAGCAAATGCCTTAAAGATAGTTAAAAATCTACCAAACAAGAATATATTCTTTATACCAGATCAACATCTAGGTAGATATGTGGCAATTCAAGTTCCAGAAAAAAATATTATTTTAAATGATGGATGTTGCCCTATACATGCTAAGGTAACTAAAGAGGATATTTTAAAATTAAAAGAACTTCACCCAGAGGCTAAAGTTATGGTACATCCAGAGTGTCAAAAAGAGGTAGTTGAACTAGCTGATTATATAGGAAGTACATCTGGAATAATTAAAGCTGTGGCAAATAGCAGTAATAAAGAGTTTATTATCAGTACTGAAGATGGAATTCTATATGAATTAAGATTGAATAATCCAGATAAAAAGTTCTATATCCCTAGAGAGTTTCAATGTAAAGATATGAAAAAAATAAGTTTAGATAAAATTATAAAAGCATTTGAAACTAATGAACCTCAAGTTAGATTGACAAAAGATGAGATTGAAAAAGCTTATAAACCACTAGAAAAGATGTTAGAGCTTTCTAAATAAATAGGAGAAATGAAAATGAATAGAAATTATGATGTAATTATAGCAGGAACAGGAGCAGGGGGATGCTTTACAGCTCTTCACCTACCTGAAGATATGAATATTCTTATGATAACAAAATCTACTTTAGAAGAGAGTGATTCTTTCTTAGCTCAAGGTGGAATCTGTGTTTTAAGAGATGAAAATGATTTTGATAGCTTTTTTGAGGATACTTTAAAGGCTGGACACTATAAAAATAAAAAAGAATCTGTTGAGATAATGATTAACTCATCAAGAGATACTATCAATCAATTAATTGGTTATGATGTGGATTTTGCTACTAAAAATGGTGAGATGCTTTATACTCGTGAGGGAGCACACTCAAAACCTCGTATAGCCTATCACGATGATATTACAGGACAAGAGATTACACAAAAACTTTTATCTCATGTATTAAAGAAAAAAAATATAACACTTTTAACTAATACAACTCTTTTGGATATTATAAGTGATAACAATAAGTGTGTTGGTGGAATTATTGAAAGTGATGATGGAAAAGTTCAAGCAGTTTATTGTAAAAACTTAGTTTTAGCAACAGGGGGACTTGGTGGAGTATATGAACACTCAACAAACTTCCCACATCTTACTGGAGATGCCCTTGCAATAGCAGCAGAACACAATGTAAAACTAAAGGATATTAGCTATATTCAAATTCACCCTACAACTTTATTTACTAAGGAAAAGGGAAGAAGTTTCCTAGTTTCTGAATCTGTAAGGGGAGAAGGGGCATTACTTTATGATAAAAATTTTCAACGTTTTACAGATGAACTTATTCCTAGAGATAGATTGACAGCAGCTATAAGAAAGCAAATGGCTAAGGATAATACAGAATTTGTTTGGTTGGATATGAGACCTATTATTGAAAAGGGTATAGATATTACAAAGAGATTTCCAAATATTGTAAAAAAATGTAGAGAGGAAGGTTACGATCCAGAGAAAGAGTGTATACCTGTTGTACCTGCTCAACACTACTTTATGGGGGGAATAGATGTTGACTTAAATAGTAAAACTTCTATGGAACATCTATATGCAGTTGGGGAAACAAGTTGCAACGGAGTACATGGAGCTAATCGTCTTGCAAGTAACTCACTATTAGAAACTTTAGTTTTTGGTGAGAGAGCTGCTAATGATATAGTTGCTCATAAAGATGAGGTTACAAATACAGATTATAATATAGATTTAGGAAAATATAATGATAAAAAATCTCTATTTGAAAAATATAGATCTATTGTTTTAGAAGAGATAGAAAAAGATAGGGGAGAAAAGGAGAGAGCATAATGAATATAGTTACTGCTGGGGTTAATATAGATGATCTTATTTTAATGGCATTAAAAGAGGATATTTCAAGTGAAGATATAACTACAAACTCTGTAATGAGAGAGAAAAAGCTTGGAACTGTTCAACTTATCTGTAAACAAGATGGGGTAATTGCAGGACTTGAAATTTTTAAAAGGGTATTTGAGCTTTTAGATAGAGAAACTGTAACAAAGCTATATTTTAAAGATGGTGATAAAGTTAAAAAAGGTGATCTTCTTGGAGAAGTTGAAGGGGATATAAGAGTTTTACTTTCTGGAGAGAGAACTGCACTAAATTACTTACAACGTATGAGTGGTATTGCAACTTATACTAATAATATGGTAAAATTACTAGAAGGTAGCTCAGTTAAACTTTTAGATACAAGAAAAACTACACCAAATATGAGAATATTTGAAAAATATGCAGTAAAAGTTGGTGGTGGAAATAACCATAGATATAATCTATCTGATGGAATACTTCTAAAAGATAATCATATTGATGCTGCTGGTGGAGTTGCAAATGCAATAAAAATGGCAAAAGAATATGCACCATTTGTGAGAAAAATTGAGGTTGAAGTTGAGAATTTAGATATGTTAAAAGAGGCACTAGATGCTGGAGCTGATATTATAATGCTAGATAATATGACTCCAGAGATGATGAAAGAGGCTGTTAAATTAACTAGAGGTAAAGCTGTAACAGAGTGTTCTGGTAATATAACTAAGGAGAATATCCAAACTATTATAGATACTGGGGTGGATTATGTTTCTAGTGGAGCTTTAACTCACTCTGCTCCAATACTTGATGTTTCTCTAAAAAATCTTCGTGTGCTATAAGGAAAGGGAGAATTAGTCGTGACTGGAAAAGAGAGACGTAATGAGATTATAAATCTAATAAAAAGTATAAATGAGCCTATTTCAGGGACAGAACTTGCTAAGAGATATGGAGTTAGTAGACAGGTGATTGTTCAGGATATAGCACTTCTTAGAGCTGAAAATTATGATATATTTTCTACTACAAGGGGATATATTCTTCAAAAATCTGCTTTTTATACTAGAGTTTTTGATACTTGTCATAGTGATGATCAGATAGAGGATGAGTTAAATACTATTGTTGATTTAGGTGGAATAGTAGTTGATGTTTTTATCAGACACGAGGTATATGGAAATTTAAAAGCAGAGCTTGGGATTAATAATAGGAGAGCTGTAAAGGAGTTTATTGAGAAGATAAAGAATGGAAGTTCTACACCTTTGAAAAACTTAACTTCTGGTAGACATTTTCACACAGTACAAGCTGATAGTGAAAAGGTTTTGGATATGATAGAGGATGAGTTAAGGGAGAAGGGGTATATAGTATAAAAGAAAAGGGTGAAAAATAAAAAAGCAAAGGTGTAATTACTTTTGCTTTTTTTATTTAAAAATATTTTTTATTATATACAAAGTATGATAAAATAAAAATGAACGTAAATAATTTTGTGAATTTATCATCCCTTGATTATTAATTTTTAATTTAAGATGAGACTGAAAGGAAATTAAAAGCCTTTCAGTCTTTCTTTATATTCTATTGCCAATTGTCCCTTTATCATTGCCCAATCTTTTGCATAACCTGTTTTCCATTTTTCTTTCAATTCTTGAAGCGCTGAATATCCTGTTTCTTCATTTGGTGAAGTATAGATTTCCGTTAAATCTTTAGCAAATTCTTTTTTCTCTTTGTAGCTTACAAAGCTTAATGTATATCTAATTTGATGAATAATGCATCTTTGAATATCTGTATGAGGGTACACGGCTTTTATGGCATCTGAAAATCCTGTTAATCCATCTACTGAAGCTATTAATATATCTTTGACTCCTCTATTTTTTAAATCATTTAAAACTGTAAGTCAAAACTTAGCAGATTCATTACCACCAATATAAATACCTAATACATCCTTTTTGCCTTCAGAATTAACTCCTAAAATTACATAAGCAGCTTTCTTTACAATTGATTTATCTTCTTTTACATTAAAATGAATAGCATCTAAAAAAGTGAAATAGTAAATATCTTCAAGAGATCTATTTTGTCATTCTTCCACTAAAGGAATAATTTTATCTGTAATTTTACTTACCATTTCAGCAGAAACATCAACTCCATAAATTTCTTGAATATGCTTGTTAATATCTCTTGTAGACATTCCTAGTCCATACATAGAGATAACTTTTTCTTCTAAATTAGAAATATCGCGAGAATACTTAGGAACAATTTTATATCAATACATATTAATGAAATAATAAGAGCGATTTTTATATAAGACCATAGTTGTAAAGAACAATACCAAAAAGCAGAATATAGGCTCCGAAATAATAGCATATTATCAAAGTAATCAAAAAATAAATCATAAAGTCACCCCGATACATTATCTCATTCTAAGTATATACTGTTTAGCAATGTAAATCAACAAAAATGAAGAGAGGTAATTCCTCACTTTAAATGTAAAGAAAACCTTAATTATTGATAAAAAATAGTTAACTTATGAAGAATTATTTTAAACTAGTATAGTTAGACGCTTTGAAATTACTATAAAAATATTACATTAAAAGTCAACATATAAGTTTTCTTACAAATAAATTATAACATATTTTTTTATTAATGTAACAAAAAAGAAGAGGGTATCCCTCTTCTTAAAGAACGGCTATTGTAACTCGATTTTTTGGGGTAATCAAAAGCAATATACATTGTTATATCACTAAGCTATATAGTAGTATAGACTTATTTTAAAGTTTTCAATGTTGGTTACATTCTCTAAATAAAGAATATAAAAAATTTTGAAATTCAGAAATATCAACTTCTACTTTGTTGTTTTTTGATTTATATTTATATATTTTTATTATTTCATAATCTGAAATAAAATGTTCAAAATTAATTATAATAGTATCTTCTTTTCCAAAATCATTTTTAGTAATATAAGAAAGCAAAGGAGTAAATTTATTATTTTCATCGTAATGATAGCTAAGTTTATTTAAATTAAAAAAAGAATTAATATTAACTTCTTTTCTTCCATGATTAACAAAATACTGTTTATCAATTTCGAACATTAAATGGAAAACTTTTTTATCAAAATTTTCTTTTTCAAAATCTACTTCACAATTTGAAAATTTTTGCTTTATATAATTTTTAAAATCAATAAACCCAATACTTTCATTAAAATTATTGTTAAAAAGTCTATGAAATATTATATTTTTGACATAAAAAGAAAAACTTAATTCTATTTGTTCATTTTCCTCTAAATTATTTACATTGTAGAATCTTTCAGAATAATATACAATGTTTTTTAAGTTGTTTGGTAAAGAAAATAGAAATTTTTTAAATTTAAGATTATAATACTTTCCTGTCGGATTTTTATTTTTATCAATTCCAAAAACCATAATTTCATATAAATTTTTTGTATTGAAAAAGCGTAAAAAGCTATAAATAGTAAATATTACTAATAATGTTAAAATGATTAATTTCATATTACTCCCTCCTAATATAATTTGGTATCTGTTAACTTAAATTTATGTGAACTATTCCTAACCTTTAAGGTATAATAAATTGCCAGAAATATTATATCCTCCCTAAAATGAAAGGAGTAGTTACTAACTATGTCTAAAAATTTTAATATTTGCTGTTCTGAATGTTTTTCCAAAAATTTATATAAATATGGAAAGGACAAAGCAGGAAAACAAAAACTCAATTATCCAAAATGCTCTATTTGCGGCGCAGGAACTTATTTACATCATGATTATGAACATTATTCCAGATTTAAATGTAATTCTAAAAATTATAATCATATTCATGTCGTTTTAAAGAAATCTGTCTTTTATGAACCTTTGGCTCAAGAAATTAATTCTAAGTTTTAAACGGAGAAACTCCTGCAAGAGTAACTGGTGTAAAATATTCGAAACTTCAAAGGAGTAATTTACTTTTATTCTAAGATTTTAAGAAAATATTTTTTAGGCATAGACATCTATGCTTTTTGTGATACTCTTTTTAGAGATAAAATATTTTCGAGACATTCTAAATACCTTTTTAAACTTCTTTGAGCTAGTTTTCATTTTTAGTTAACAGAATCTTATTAGAGAACAAAACTTTATAATTTATTTAATTTAGTATAAGTATAAAAAAATTTTTTCTATTATTTCCCCACCACAAAAAGCCCAAATTGTGCAAGTAGTGCAGATCCTAAATATGTACCTATAAATACAAAAACCCCAGTAATAGCTATTTTCCAAGATAGTTTTTTAAGATCTCCAAGTCTATTGGCAACAGAGATACCAGCATATGTAAGAATAGGTGTTGTTATTGAAAGAAAATCAACTGCATAAATAGCCTTAATAACACTACTGCTTAACATACAAAATACAAGAGATGTAATTGAAACCCACCCAAGTATTGGGAAATCTCTTATAAATTTAATCTTACAATTTTCTAAAGATTTTTGAATTAAAAGCCCAATAACTGCAAATGCCCCTAAACATAGTAATCCTAAGAAAGTATATATAGTTATTTGAGGTCCTTTCTCACCATATTTCATAACTTTTACCCATTGAGTAAAAAGAATAAGTGAAAGACTTAGTAAAAGAATCAATATATTTTTCATCATATAATTTAAAAGTGTATTATTTTTCATCTCTCTTCTCCCCTGTCAATTTTCTATATAGGAATCTTTGTAATGGAACTGCTAAAAATACCATTGTAAATGTTCCAATAAAGCTTGTTAAAAGTTGGCTAGCAGCAGCATAAGCTCTAATAGTTTCAGCATGTTCTGGGTGTATTGCAGCAAGAACAGAGCTTGATGCAGTCATCATACTAGCTGATCCCATTCCAGATGCAATAGCTAGAGCCTCAACTTTTAGCCCCATATTTAAGAATATAGGAGCAACTATACTAAAGAAGATAGCACCAAAAAGAGTTCCAAAGATATACATTGAAAGTACCCCTCTACCTTCATCAGAGTTTAGAGTATATTTTTCTGATATATATGCTAACTCTCCCTCTCTCCCTAGTCCAAGAGTTGAACCGATAGCCTCTCTTCTAAGTCCAATTAAAATTGCAACAGGAAGTCCAAAGATAATAGTTCCTAAGTTTCCAAGTTCTTGTAATAAAAATATCCAACCAATAGATAAGATCTCTTTTAATCTAGGAGCAACATCGGCTCCATATTTTGCCATAAGAGGTAACATAATTATAATAAGATATTTTCCTGCAAAGTTGACATTTTCTTCTGTATAGATTTTGCTGAAAATTCCCTTTCTAAAGATCTGTATTGCAAATATCATAGTTAAAATCAGAGCAAAAATAAGAGGAAGTAATCCTATCTTAAATTTTCCTAAATTTAGGATTCTAAAACCGATTATTTCAGATACAAGTATTATTATAACTGAAAATATTATAAGGTATATTAAATTTTTATTTTTCATCGTTATCTCCAAATTGTTTTATTATTTTTTCATATTCTTTATAACTTCTTTTATATAACTGATTTTTATCAATTTTTCCATCCATCTCTTTTAAAACTTCTATTAAAAATTCTGGGAAAATTGAAAAGATATACTCAACATCATCGTGAATAAAATCATCACCATGAATAGTACCTTTGAAACCACTATACCCTATTTGAATAGTTGGAATCATAAAGGCAAGATCTCCTATATCTCCAGATGCACTTACTGGGGAACTATCTTTACAAAACTCTATCCTATCAAATTTTTCAAAGGCAGATTTTACAAAAGATGAAAGGTATCTTGATTGATTAAATGGAGGATACCCTAGACTACTTTCAATTTCAACCTCTCCACCTAAAGAGAGAGCAGATCCTTTTCCTATCATATTAAGTCTATGAGAAAGTTCCAACATATAATCTATTGAATTTGCTCTTATATCAGAACCTATTCTAATTTTATTTGGAATAACATTGACTCCCATATTTGATTCTAAAATTACAGGATTCATTCTTGGCATATATCTTTCATCAACTTGTTGTCTTAAAAGTCCAAGTGCTACATTGAAAAGAGTTGAGATGCTATAAGCATTTATCCCAGCTTGAGGAGCAAAACCTGCATGAGAGGCTTTTCCTTTAAAAGTAAAGTTTTTATACATAAACCCTGCTAAATCACAGTTTATCTCTATACTTCTCTTTTCAAAAACTCCCCCCATTGAATGAACAGCAATGCACATATCAAACTCATCAAAAACACCTAATTTCATAGCCTCAGGTTTACCACCAAAATATGTTATCTTTCCATCTTCTCTCAATTTTTTTCTATATTCTAAATCAAGATACTCCTCTGCTGGAACAAAGATAAATCCTAATGAAAAATCAAAAGTTTTATATATCTCTGTTTCTACTAAAGTTCTAAAAACATTTAACAATATAGCAACTTGTGAATAATGTCCACAGTTGTGAGCAGCTCCAGTAGTTTTATCAGCATGAAAGTGGCTTGGAGCAAAAACTCCATCTAATTCAGCAATTAAACCTATATGAATATGTTTTCTTTTTCCAATATTAATTTTTAACCCTGTTTCAGAAAATCCAATTATATTAGCATCTGGCATATATCTCAATATATAGTTTTTTACAATATCAGATGTTCTCTTCTCTTTGTAACCTAACTCAGGATGTAAGTATATATCATTTGCTATATTAAGAATTTCTGTAAATTTTTCCATTTAAAACCTCCTTTTGAATTTATTAACAAGGGATATTATAACATCAATTACTATTTTTTCAAATTATTATTTTAATAAAAAAAGAGAGCCAAACAGATTAACTCTCTTCAATAAAACTATCTTCTAACCTCTAAAATATCATATATATCCATTCCAGTTACCTTATCAAAATACTCTTTAATCTCTAAAATCTTTCTCCATTTTTCAGTTGTATGCTCATTGACCCCATATCTTAAAGCTACATCTATAAATCTTGTTTCCAACAAACAAAATCTATCTGGCAAAGCTAAGCTGTCACACATCTGTATCAATCTATCATAATCATCATACTCTGCCTCTTCTATAATTTTACTAGCTAACTTATAATCTTCTTCAGATACGTCCCATTTACCAACTGAAGATTTGATATCTTTTAGCATAAATCCATGAGATATAGCAGTTTGAGCTAATTTTGTCCACCCTTTAGAAAGACAATATTTATACCCTTCAATCATATGTTTTTCTTGTACAATTCCAATTCTACGTCCAATATCGTGGAGTAACCCTACAAGATAAGCTTTTTCACTATCTAAATGAGGGCAATGTTCAGCAATTTTTTTACAAGCAAGTGCAGCATGTTGAGAGTGTCCAATCCATCTGCCAGGGTTCAATTTTCCTGCCTCTATCAACTCTTTTTCTCCCTCTTCAATAGTTGGATAGTAGAGAATTTTATCAACTTTATTTTCTAAATAGAAGTTTAAAAGTTCATAGCCACAATGGTTCAAATGAACTCCATCAGTTGTGTATCTATTAGCAATCAAATCCTTATCTAAAAATTTATTATAAATATCAAAGAACTCATCTTTATATAGCTCTTGCAACTTTTTATTTAAGATAATAGAGCATCTATTTACTCTTATATCATCAGTTGGGAGCATACTTATCAATAGTAGCTTTTTAAATCTTTTTTTCAATTCAGTTACACATTTTTTATAATAATCTAAAGTATAATCTAACTCATATCCACATAGAATATCATTAACTCCTACCATCAGTATTCCCAAATCCCCATCTAAATTCTCAAGCTCCTCTAGTTGCCAAAAGACATCTCTAGTTCTATAACCAGCTTGTCCATAGTTTATATATGATAATTTTCTATTCCATTCAACAATGCTATCACCAAAAATAACAATTTTTTTCATATGTTCTCCTTTTATATTTAATAAAAAATCTTTGTTATTAAAATCTAAAATAAAATAATCTATCCCTAACATCAAGTTGATGTAATTTGGAAGTGAATATTAGAAGCTCTTAGCGAGATGAAGTTAAGAAAATGCAACGTGTTTGAGGCGAAGCCGAGTTTTGCATTTTCAACGGAATAAGCAATAGAGATTCTTTATTCACTGACATGGAAGCAACTTGATGTTAAAAAGAACTTTAGATAACTAAAATTGACTAATTAACATAAATAATAAAGGTACTTTATCAAAACCTAACGATACACTGGAAAATTAAATTTAATGAGATATATTATATTTTTTT
This is a stretch of genomic DNA from Fusobacterium varium. It encodes these proteins:
- the nadC gene encoding carboxylating nicotinate-nucleotide diphosphorylase, whose protein sequence is MNIVTAGVNIDDLILMALKEDISSEDITTNSVMREKKLGTVQLICKQDGVIAGLEIFKRVFELLDRETVTKLYFKDGDKVKKGDLLGEVEGDIRVLLSGERTALNYLQRMSGIATYTNNMVKLLEGSSVKLLDTRKTTPNMRIFEKYAVKVGGGNNHRYNLSDGILLKDNHIDAAGGVANAIKMAKEYAPFVRKIEVEVENLDMLKEALDAGADIIMLDNMTPEMMKEAVKLTRGKAVTECSGNITKENIQTIIDTGVDYVSSGALTHSAPILDVSLKNLRVL
- a CDS encoding DUF3100 domain-containing protein, with translation MKNKNLIYLIIFSVIIILVSEIIGFRILNLGKFKIGLLPLIFALILTMIFAIQIFRKGIFSKIYTEENVNFAGKYLIIIMLPLMAKYGADVAPRLKEILSIGWIFLLQELGNLGTIIFGLPVAILIGLRREAIGSTLGLGREGELAYISEKYTLNSDEGRGVLSMYIFGTLFGAIFFSIVAPIFLNMGLKVEALAIASGMGSASMMTASSSVLAAIHPEHAETIRAYAAASQLLTSFIGTFTMVFLAVPLQRFLYRKLTGEKRDEK
- a CDS encoding L-aspartate oxidase; the encoded protein is MNRNYDVIIAGTGAGGCFTALHLPEDMNILMITKSTLEESDSFLAQGGICVLRDENDFDSFFEDTLKAGHYKNKKESVEIMINSSRDTINQLIGYDVDFATKNGEMLYTREGAHSKPRIAYHDDITGQEITQKLLSHVLKKKNITLLTNTTLLDIISDNNKCVGGIIESDDGKVQAVYCKNLVLATGGLGGVYEHSTNFPHLTGDALAIAAEHNVKLKDISYIQIHPTTLFTKEKGRSFLVSESVRGEGALLYDKNFQRFTDELIPRDRLTAAIRKQMAKDNTEFVWLDMRPIIEKGIDITKRFPNIVKKCREEGYDPEKECIPVVPAQHYFMGGIDVDLNSKTSMEHLYAVGETSCNGVHGANRLASNSLLETLVFGERAANDIVAHKDEVTNTDYNIDLGKYNDKKSLFEKYRSIVLEEIEKDRGEKERA
- a CDS encoding nitrite/sulfite reductase, with the translated sequence MDKFNNILKQEIDDFRNLGHRFLKKEISVGDFKGKSGGMGVYAQRGGEKFMIRLRTNSGILPLEHLKLITTFLDRYNIPRLHLTTRQAIQLHDLGIDDVCDIMSESIDHNLYTRGGGGNFPRNVSLSVMSGVEKGEYFDVTPFAHEVSRYLMEQITTYKLPRKLKIAFSSSDRDDSNATLNDLGFMATVKDGQPFFRLFIAGGLGGNPAPSLHYDKLVEPKDILYHVEAMTQLFMAEGDYQNKAKARTRYIPRRMGVEAFFECYEKHLAEAKSKLSLDVNIPIELSTTLEKYNHTLKKDSCIIPQRQDNLYSMVLHPLNGQLLSTTFKTLVEFLDRNPNCEARLSMNENIYVRNLTEEQIKELLELTKDVRMSNKVQQSVSCIGVPTCQMGIEQSQKLLSNILEYLKENNIPEEYIPSIHISGCQNSCARHQVNEIGFAGGKRKVGDALEDVFDLYVGGIFSREKTMLGEKIGTIIDRDIPKFIGDLGVKLAEEKISFRSFLERKEEFLEIVKPYLI
- a CDS encoding transcription repressor NadR gives rise to the protein MTGKERRNEIINLIKSINEPISGTELAKRYGVSRQVIVQDIALLRAENYDIFSTTRGYILQKSAFYTRVFDTCHSDDQIEDELNTIVDLGGIVVDVFIRHEVYGNLKAELGINNRRAVKEFIEKIKNGSSTPLKNLTSGRHFHTVQADSEKVLDMIEDELREKGYIV
- the nadA gene encoding quinolinate synthase NadA; the protein is MNKKIERIAELKKERNGVILAHYYTEPEVQEVADYIGDSYFLSEKARELKEDVIVMCGVSFMGECVKILNPEKTVLLPDAEADCPMAHMASIEKIQEVKANNEDVAVVCYVNSTAKLKSYSDVCVTSANALKIVKNLPNKNIFFIPDQHLGRYVAIQVPEKNIILNDGCCPIHAKVTKEDILKLKELHPEAKVMVHPECQKEVVELADYIGSTSGIIKAVANSSNKEFIISTEDGILYELRLNNPDKKFYIPREFQCKDMKKISLDKIIKAFETNEPQVRLTKDEIEKAYKPLEKMLELSK
- a CDS encoding 2-phosphosulfolactate phosphatase, translated to MKVDVILTAGEIKAEKIKDKIVVIIDVLRATSVMVTAIANGAKAIYPYKDIESVLENCKKSDSYVLGGERKGLKIEGFDFGNSPLEYTKEMVNGKDVFMTTSNGTRAIESSANGSKKLFIACFLNIESVVNKLIEENQDTVIICSGTNDEFSLDDALCAGEIVRRLAEKAKDIKLSDISLGVKIIAENSKGIEDTLTGSKHFEYLKSIGFYGDMNHCFSIDKFDIVPEYRDGVIKN